TAGAAACCCCCGAACAGGGAAAAATGATTATATGATTCTACCGACCGATGCCAATGGTGTGAGGTCAAAAACTATATCGTTGCGAGCCGCCCAACCCAATTGGTTGGTCAAGGGAATTGAACCAAGAATAAAAGTACTTCAACATTGGCGCGATTTGATAGAGGATTATTATACCGACTTGTTGGAGGCATTGATAGAAGATACTGGTCGTAAAACCGAGTCGGAGAAGGAAATAGGCTATGTATTGAGGGCTATTAATAGTTGGTGCGAAATAGCAAAACAGGTGTTGAGAGAACCCGAAATTTTGTCGACCTCGATACCCGTTCTAAAGCTCGAAAATCACTACGAACCTTTTCCTTTAGTAGGTGTTATTAGTGGCTGGTGTTTTCCACTGGCTCATTTGATGAAGGAAATTATCCCCGCTTTGTTGGCAGGAAGTGCCGTAATTGCCAAGCCAAGCTGTATTACTCCTCGCTTTTTGAAAGTAATCAATCATACGATTCACCGCACTCGTGGGCTTAAAGAAGTATTGTCTATTGTAGAAGGGAATGATGATATTTTAGAGCCTATTTGTGCTTATGTCGACTTTGTATGTTATAATGGTACATCTACCGAGGCTTTGTTGGTTTCTGATATTTCACACCGTCTTTTCAAGAAAACCAGTATTCAACATGGTCGGAAAAATACCGTTATTGTGTCTGAATCGGCCGATTTGGAAAAAGCTTCTTCGGCAATTTTGCTAGGTGGTTTCTGGAATGCAGGACAATCATCGTCGTCGATTGAAAGGGTATATGTACATCGTAATGTATATCATTTGTTTCTTTCTCGATTGGTGGGTAAAGCCAACCTCATAAAACTGGCATACCCAACTACCGAATCGGGGCAGATTGGCCCAATTATTGCCGAATCGCAAATCAATATTATCAATGGTCAGCTTTGGGAAGCCCTCGAAAAAGGAGCAAAGTTGTTGGCTGGTATTGGGCAATGCGAAAAATGGGAAGGAGGCTACTACTGTCGCCCAACAATTATAACCAATGTAACGCCCGATATGAAAATTATGACCGAAGAAACCCTAGCTCCGATATTACCTGTGATGGCTTATCACGATGTCGACGAGGTAAGTACTTGGGTCAATGCTATCACACAAAGTCATTCTGGAGCTATTTTCTCGCAATCTGTTTCTGAGGCAATCGCTATTGGTAATCGCTTGTTGATTCCTAATCTGTCAATCAATGATATTGCTTTGGAAGAGGTTTTACAGGTAGGACAACACCCACAAATGACTCCTGAATCGTTGGCTTTTGAGAGCTATTTCTCTAATTATAAGAAGTTTTTTAGAAAGAAAACCTTTATTATCAATACCTCACAACCTTTTGGTGTGGGCTGGGTAAAATAAAAGGGGGCTTTGAAGGGGAAAAAGAAGAAATCACTCATTAATTTGCTCAATTACTCATGAAAGTTCTGATTGTAGAAGACGATACTACTTTGGCTCAGTGGCTCAAACAGGGCCTTGAGGAAAATGGCTATGAAGCCCAATGTTGTTTTGATGGACTAATGGGCAAGCATTTGGCCAAACGTGAAAGTATTGACTTGATTATTAGTGATGTAATATTGCCTGGACTCAATGGCATAGAGCTTTGTCGAGAGCTTCGAAATGAAGGTGTTCAAACGCCTTTGTTGTTGTTAACGGCTTTGGGCGAAATGGAAGACAAGTTGTTGGGCTTTGAAGTAGGCGCCGACGAGTACATGGTAAAGCCTTTTGAATTTAAAGAATTACTGGCTCGATTGAAGGTGATGTCGAAAAGGATCAATGCTGTACCTGTTCAACAAAATCTATTGCGGTTTCAGGATTTGGAAATGAATCTTGATACTAAAACTGTGATACGTGGAAAAACTAAAATCGACCTAACAGCCAAAGAATTTGGTTTGCTAGAAGTATTTATGCGTAACCAGGGGCGAGTACTCTCCAAAATGGATATTATTGAAAAAGTGTGGGATTTTAATGCAACACTCAATGTCGTAGAGGTGTATTTGACTTTATTACGCAAAAAAATAGACAAAGATTTTGCCCAAAAACTGATTCATAATGTTTATGGAATGGGCTATGTCCTAAAATCCGATGCCCCATGAATATTCGTGTAAAACTTACTTTGCAGTTTATTGTGTTGGTATCGACCATGCTGGCTATTTGTTTTTCGAGTATTTATTTTTTTACGAGTTCTTATCTCGACAACCGTTTTTATGTTCGGCTAAAATCAAAAGCAGTAACCGCCGCCGAGTTGCTAATTAATGTACAAGAGGTAGATGCCAAACTCTTGAAGGTAATCGATAAGGCCAACAAGGATATTCTTTCGCAGGAAAATATTGCTATTTTTAATTACAAAAACCAAAAACTTTACCGAAGCAACGATTCCATTAATTTTAATATTACTCCTCAGTTACTCAACAAAGCCCGACTCGACAAAGAGGTTATTATTGAAGAAAATGGGCTGAAAATCATAGGTTTGCCTTTCAATAGCCCCTATAATCGTGTTGTAGTTTTTGCAGGAGCAAAAGATGTGTACACCGAAGCTACCCTAGAAGCACTATGCTATATTTTGGTATTCTTATTTATATTGATGGTAGTGGTGGTGGGTATTGCAGGATGGTTTTTTGCAGGTCGGGCTTTATCACCTATTTCGCTGGTTGTTAGTCAGGTAAATGAGATTTATCCGTATGCTTTATCTAGTAATCGGGTAAAGGTTGAAAATTCAAAAGATGAAATAGGGATTTTGGCACAAACATTCAACGAGCTTTTG
The DNA window shown above is from Flectobacillus major DSM 103 and carries:
- a CDS encoding aldehyde dehydrogenase family protein, translating into MEIRNPRTGKNDYMILPTDANGVRSKTISLRAAQPNWLVKGIEPRIKVLQHWRDLIEDYYTDLLEALIEDTGRKTESEKEIGYVLRAINSWCEIAKQVLREPEILSTSIPVLKLENHYEPFPLVGVISGWCFPLAHLMKEIIPALLAGSAVIAKPSCITPRFLKVINHTIHRTRGLKEVLSIVEGNDDILEPICAYVDFVCYNGTSTEALLVSDISHRLFKKTSIQHGRKNTVIVSESADLEKASSAILLGGFWNAGQSSSSIERVYVHRNVYHLFLSRLVGKANLIKLAYPTTESGQIGPIIAESQINIINGQLWEALEKGAKLLAGIGQCEKWEGGYYCRPTIITNVTPDMKIMTEETLAPILPVMAYHDVDEVSTWVNAITQSHSGAIFSQSVSEAIAIGNRLLIPNLSINDIALEEVLQVGQHPQMTPESLAFESYFSNYKKFFRKKTFIINTSQPFGVGWVK
- a CDS encoding response regulator transcription factor, yielding MKVLIVEDDTTLAQWLKQGLEENGYEAQCCFDGLMGKHLAKRESIDLIISDVILPGLNGIELCRELRNEGVQTPLLLLTALGEMEDKLLGFEVGADEYMVKPFEFKELLARLKVMSKRINAVPVQQNLLRFQDLEMNLDTKTVIRGKTKIDLTAKEFGLLEVFMRNQGRVLSKMDIIEKVWDFNATLNVVEVYLTLLRKKIDKDFAQKLIHNVYGMGYVLKSDAP